One Pochonia chlamydosporia 170 chromosome 5, whole genome shotgun sequence DNA segment encodes these proteins:
- a CDS encoding alkylmercury lyase domain-containing protein produces MDSTTRKLRYEVINFFLRECRPPTVQDLVNKGLGGERDVTAELEKLRDLHHLNLYDPGTPSTTPIAMAHPFSHLPTPNIVTSRGKSWWCNCAWCAFGLVSMLSPQDAAVRILTASGNAITIPVSNDQIRDERALQNYYAVFSASPSKWWKDVRFACSGIQVCTSREEAEQWHEKHGFPPGDIITLEQLWKLSKAWYHDKASYEYERMTEGQKEELFRDIGLTSKYWSS; encoded by the exons ATGGACAGTACCACCCGAAAACTCAGATACGAAGTCATCAACTTCTTTCTTCGAGAATGTCGGCCTCCTACAGTCCAAGATCTAGTAAACAAGGGCCTCGGCGGCGAACGCGATGTCACTGCCGAAttggagaagttgagagacctccaccacctcaatcTATATGACCCTGGGACGCCATCTACAACCCCTATCGCAATGGCTCATCCATTCTCCCATCT ACCAACCCCCAATATAGTC ACTTCGCGAGGTAAATCATGGTGGTGCAATTGCGCATGGTGCGCCTTCGGGCTCGTGTCCATGTTGTCCCCCCAAGACGCCGCTGTGCGCATTTTGACAGCTTCCGGAAACGCTATCACTATACCGGTGAGCAACGACCAGATCAGAGATGAAAGGGCCCTGCAAAACTACTACGCAGTCTTCTCTGCTTCGCCGTCAAAGTGGTGGAAAGATGTGCGATTTGCATGCAGCGGCATTCAGGTTTGCACCTCTcgggaggaggcggagcaGTGGCATGAGAAGCATGGGTTCCCTCCTGGCGATATTATTACTCTGGAGCAGCTGTGGAAATTATCCAAG GCGTGGTATCATGATAAAGCGTCGTACGAGTATGAGAGAATGACCGAAGGACAAAAGGAGGAGCTGTTCAGGGATATTGGATTGACGTCGAAATATTGGTCCAGCTAG